A genomic stretch from Candidatus Microthrix parvicella Bio17-1 includes:
- a CDS encoding PepSY domain-containing protein — protein MATTHKFRKVIYSSLFGLGLTAGGVTLASAATNQQKPPTTVETPDAAAKPEGVDVGAKSDDQHDADEVPNYTSSVTVPVTPDAPEGAEGSEADEAKADKAELAKLEKVAKIDAKAASKAATDKVPGTAAKPELDEEHGNVVYEVDVTAKDGTVTEVIVDAGNGRVLAQQAD, from the coding sequence GTGGCAACCACTCACAAGTTCAGGAAGGTCATCTACTCGTCCCTCTTCGGGCTGGGTCTCACCGCCGGAGGCGTCACATTGGCGTCGGCGGCAACCAATCAGCAAAAACCCCCGACCACGGTCGAGACGCCCGATGCCGCTGCCAAGCCGGAAGGAGTTGATGTCGGGGCGAAGTCGGATGACCAGCACGATGCCGACGAGGTGCCCAACTACACCAGTTCGGTGACGGTTCCGGTCACCCCCGATGCGCCGGAGGGCGCAGAGGGTTCCGAGGCCGACGAGGCCAAGGCCGACAAGGCCGAGCTGGCCAAGTTGGAGAAGGTGGCCAAGATCGACGCGAAGGCCGCGTCGAAGGCTGCGACCGACAAGGTGCCGGGCACCGCTGCCAAGCCCGAGTTGGATGAGGAGCACGGCAACGTGGTCTATGAGGTCGACGTGACCGCCAAGGACGGCACCGTCACCGAGGTGATCGTGGATGCCGGCAACGGCAGGGTCCTCGCCCAGCAAGCCGACTGA
- a CDS encoding DEAD/DEAH box helicase, translated as MATKATGSHGDDDPNPGGKVSVGDGPLKPNDERVAAVARSLVDAGRFVPALEADPNGGGLATWWPLPGVGDRNMVAALVLEDSMEGHAAAASALARATDLEVRRRLAAGGHALVPPRPGRRTVPHAWIEALGRPDPALPSGIDPERVAALANRIDEWIATGADRATRVRLAIRVHEPPTGARGNAATAWRLELLAQDSEETSLLISLADLWDDRSVFGPDGITELLGQLGRAVRLAVELAPVLDEAAPTELSVDTAAVLAIAERVEPLAEVGVAVLLPSWWTTRPKLGLRAKAASPPGVVTQSGFGLETLVSFRWEAALGTLKLTKADLKRLEAAAAAKSELVRIRGQWVQVDPDRVAALVAAVGTEGQADATELLRAHLGLSSLDAPDGIEVDGVTATGWLGELLDDALAGTVTPVEHPPGFQGTLRPYQQRGVGWLAFLGRLGLGACLADDMGLGKTAQLIATVLADPVPGPTLVIAPVSVLGNWQREIGRFAPELSILLHHGGGRHDDSVSFAKRAAAIDVVLTTYSLVARDADHLAEVAWGRLALDEAQQVKNPRTKAAKAVAAIPATRRIALTGTPVENRLAELWSLMNVLNPGLLGTITSFTKRFAGPIERDGDEETTALLRRITGPFVLRRLKSDRSIIDDLPDKIEQTELCTLTHEQATLYQAVVDELLEAVDELDKRLDRPNRPTKPGRRHQAGGTPGQATDADDAIARRGLVLAGITKLKQICNHPAHFLGDGSALGDRSGKLNRTEELLDEIIDVGDKVLCFTQYTAWGDLLAEHFARRYGIEPLWLHGGVQRKRRDEMLTAFEDLDGPPIFLLSLKAGGTGLNLTAASHVIHLDRWWNPAIEDQATDRAYRIGQRRAVDVHKLVSMGTIEERIDAMINDKRALAKAVVGTGEGWVTELSTEDLRGVISLRDREVG; from the coding sequence ATGGCGACCAAGGCGACCGGCAGCCACGGTGACGATGACCCAAACCCCGGCGGGAAGGTCAGCGTCGGCGACGGACCATTGAAGCCGAACGACGAACGGGTGGCCGCCGTGGCCCGCTCGCTGGTGGACGCCGGCCGCTTCGTGCCCGCGCTGGAGGCCGACCCCAACGGGGGCGGCCTGGCGACCTGGTGGCCCCTTCCGGGCGTGGGTGACCGGAACATGGTCGCAGCACTGGTGCTTGAGGATTCGATGGAGGGTCACGCTGCGGCGGCTTCGGCGCTGGCCCGGGCCACCGACCTGGAGGTTCGACGCAGGCTCGCGGCCGGCGGGCATGCGCTGGTGCCCCCTCGGCCCGGACGACGCACCGTGCCTCACGCCTGGATTGAGGCGCTCGGCCGCCCCGACCCCGCGTTGCCGAGCGGCATCGATCCGGAGCGGGTCGCAGCGCTGGCCAACCGGATCGACGAGTGGATCGCCACCGGCGCCGACCGCGCCACCCGGGTTCGACTGGCCATCCGGGTGCACGAGCCTCCGACCGGCGCCAGAGGCAACGCCGCAACCGCTTGGCGCCTAGAGCTGCTGGCCCAGGATTCCGAGGAAACCAGCCTGCTGATCTCGTTGGCCGACCTGTGGGATGACCGCTCGGTGTTCGGACCCGATGGCATCACCGAGCTGCTCGGTCAGCTGGGCCGGGCAGTGCGTTTGGCCGTAGAGCTGGCGCCGGTGCTCGACGAGGCCGCCCCGACCGAACTCAGCGTCGACACCGCGGCGGTGCTGGCCATCGCCGAGCGGGTCGAGCCACTGGCCGAGGTGGGCGTGGCGGTGTTGTTGCCGTCGTGGTGGACCACCCGCCCCAAGCTCGGCCTCCGAGCCAAGGCGGCGAGCCCGCCCGGCGTGGTCACCCAGTCGGGGTTCGGCCTCGAGACCCTGGTTTCCTTCCGCTGGGAGGCGGCGCTGGGCACGCTCAAGCTGACCAAGGCCGACCTCAAGCGTTTGGAGGCGGCCGCCGCCGCCAAGTCGGAACTGGTGCGAATACGCGGCCAGTGGGTGCAGGTCGACCCCGACCGGGTGGCCGCCCTGGTGGCAGCGGTCGGCACCGAGGGCCAGGCGGATGCCACCGAGTTGCTGCGGGCTCACCTGGGGCTCAGCAGCCTTGACGCACCCGACGGCATCGAGGTCGACGGCGTGACCGCCACCGGTTGGCTCGGCGAGCTGCTCGACGACGCGTTGGCGGGCACCGTCACGCCGGTGGAGCACCCGCCCGGGTTTCAAGGCACGCTCCGCCCCTACCAGCAGCGGGGGGTGGGCTGGCTGGCGTTCCTCGGGCGGTTGGGCCTCGGTGCCTGTCTGGCCGACGACATGGGGCTGGGCAAGACCGCTCAGCTCATCGCCACCGTGTTGGCCGATCCGGTGCCGGGCCCGACCCTGGTGATCGCACCGGTGTCGGTGTTGGGCAACTGGCAGCGGGAGATCGGACGGTTCGCACCCGAGCTCTCGATACTGTTGCATCACGGCGGCGGGCGTCACGATGACAGCGTCTCGTTCGCCAAGCGGGCGGCGGCCATCGACGTGGTGCTCACCACCTATTCACTGGTGGCCCGAGACGCCGATCATCTGGCTGAGGTCGCGTGGGGGCGGCTGGCGCTCGATGAGGCCCAGCAGGTCAAAAACCCCCGCACCAAGGCTGCCAAAGCGGTTGCGGCCATTCCAGCCACTCGGCGGATCGCCCTCACCGGCACCCCGGTGGAGAACCGCCTGGCCGAGCTGTGGTCGCTGATGAACGTGCTCAACCCTGGCCTGCTGGGCACCATCACCTCGTTCACCAAACGCTTCGCGGGCCCCATCGAGCGCGACGGCGATGAGGAGACCACGGCGCTGTTGCGCCGCATCACCGGACCGTTCGTGCTGCGGCGCCTCAAGTCGGATCGCAGCATCATCGACGACCTGCCGGACAAGATCGAACAGACCGAGCTGTGCACGCTGACCCACGAGCAGGCCACGCTGTACCAGGCGGTGGTCGACGAGCTGTTGGAAGCCGTTGACGAACTGGACAAACGCCTCGATCGCCCAAACCGGCCCACGAAGCCCGGGCGCAGGCATCAGGCGGGCGGCACACCCGGGCAGGCGACCGATGCCGACGACGCCATCGCCCGACGTGGCCTGGTGTTGGCCGGCATCACCAAGCTGAAGCAGATCTGCAATCACCCAGCTCACTTTCTGGGCGATGGCTCGGCACTCGGCGACCGTTCGGGCAAGCTCAACCGCACCGAGGAGTTGCTGGACGAGATCATCGACGTGGGCGACAAGGTGCTGTGCTTCACCCAGTACACGGCCTGGGGCGACCTGCTGGCCGAGCACTTTGCTCGCCGCTACGGGATCGAACCGTTATGGCTCCACGGTGGCGTGCAGCGCAAGCGTCGAGACGAAATGCTCACCGCGTTCGAAGACCTCGACGGCCCTCCGATCTTCCTGTTGTCGCTCAAGGCGGGCGGCACCGGGCTGAACCTCACTGCGGCCAGCCACGTGATCCACCTGGATCGCTGGTGGAACCCGGCCATCGAGGACCAGGCCACCGACCGCGCCTATCGCATCGGGCAGCGTCGTGCGGTCGACGTGCACAAGTTGGTGTCGATGGGCACCATCGAGGAGCGAATCGACGCCATGATCAACGACAAGCGGGCGCTGGCCAAGGCGGTCGTTGGCACCGGCGAGGGTTGGGTGACCGAGCTGAGCACCGAGGACCTACGCGGCGTGATCTCGCTGCGCGACCGGGAGGTCGGCTGA
- a CDS encoding molybdopterin-dependent oxidoreductase has protein sequence MTEDATNGPPVAEGSSSLRSRLSHGDEIVDPVTWAGGIPTAKGITPRVRLGRQRWFVLLWLLPIGFGLLIVAVAAAKGLRHTEAVQDFITRNPGTVVPAGARRSAGFPIWAGVQHFFNLFLMIFIIRSGIQILSDHPRLYWTRHSTPGRDWFRFQKPVPADPLWTAKDDSVGLPPYVGLPGIRHSIGLARWWHLGIDTLWLANGLVFYVLVFATGHWRRLVPTSWAVIPNSVSVMIQYLSLDWPLDNGWVAYNSLQLVAYFITVFLAAPLAMITGLGMSPALSTRFKSVSKFMSIQVARSLHFLVFVWFLVFIVVHVTFVFTTGLLRNLNHIYAFRDDSSWVGFIVFAATMVVVIVGWLAASPFTMRHPRVVQRVGYALIGGAEKLFEHVDATPGEYTEHDISPYFWHNGEYPVSEEYKALAAGGFAEYRLRIGGLVSHPRKLSLDELRALPHHEQITQHFCIQGWSGVAKWGGVSMASVMDLVEPLPEARWVVFYSLGDGPEHGLYYDAHPIEQMRYHLTMLAYDMNDEPLSYGHGAPLRLRNEVQLGFKQVKWVAGIEFVSQFSDLGGGFGGYNEDHEFFGYRQSI, from the coding sequence ATGACTGAGGACGCCACCAACGGACCGCCGGTTGCTGAAGGTTCCTCCTCGCTGCGATCTCGGTTGAGCCACGGCGATGAGATCGTCGATCCGGTCACCTGGGCAGGCGGGATACCCACGGCGAAGGGGATTACTCCGCGGGTGCGGTTGGGGCGTCAGCGTTGGTTCGTCCTCCTGTGGTTGTTGCCGATCGGGTTCGGGCTGTTGATCGTGGCGGTGGCGGCGGCCAAGGGTCTGCGTCATACCGAAGCGGTGCAGGACTTCATCACGCGAAACCCGGGCACGGTGGTACCTGCGGGGGCGCGTCGTAGTGCTGGCTTCCCGATCTGGGCGGGAGTGCAGCACTTTTTCAACCTCTTCCTGATGATCTTCATCATCCGGTCGGGCATCCAGATCCTGAGCGATCATCCTCGCCTGTACTGGACCCGGCACAGCACGCCGGGTCGTGACTGGTTCAGGTTCCAGAAACCGGTCCCGGCCGACCCGCTGTGGACCGCCAAGGACGACTCGGTGGGTCTTCCTCCCTATGTGGGCCTTCCAGGGATTCGTCACTCGATCGGGCTCGCCCGGTGGTGGCATCTCGGGATCGACACGCTGTGGCTGGCCAACGGCCTGGTCTTCTACGTGCTGGTGTTTGCCACCGGGCATTGGCGGCGCCTGGTTCCCACCTCGTGGGCGGTGATCCCCAACTCGGTGTCGGTGATGATCCAGTACCTGTCGCTGGATTGGCCACTCGACAACGGTTGGGTCGCCTATAACAGCCTCCAACTCGTCGCCTACTTCATCACGGTGTTTCTAGCGGCGCCGCTCGCCATGATCACCGGCCTCGGGATGTCACCGGCGCTGTCCACCCGCTTCAAGAGCGTCAGCAAGTTCATGAGCATCCAGGTGGCGCGTTCGCTGCACTTCCTGGTCTTCGTGTGGTTCCTGGTGTTCATCGTCGTCCACGTGACGTTTGTCTTCACCACGGGGCTCCTGCGGAACCTCAATCACATCTATGCCTTCCGTGACGATTCCAGTTGGGTCGGCTTCATCGTGTTCGCCGCAACCATGGTGGTCGTGATCGTCGGCTGGCTGGCGGCGTCACCGTTCACCATGCGTCACCCCCGGGTGGTTCAGCGGGTGGGGTACGCCCTGATCGGGGGAGCCGAGAAGCTGTTCGAACACGTGGACGCCACACCGGGTGAATACACCGAGCACGACATCTCCCCGTATTTCTGGCACAACGGCGAGTATCCCGTTTCGGAGGAGTACAAGGCATTGGCGGCGGGCGGGTTTGCGGAGTATCGACTGAGGATCGGTGGGTTGGTCAGCCACCCTCGCAAGTTGAGTCTCGACGAACTGCGAGCCCTGCCCCATCACGAACAGATCACCCAGCATTTCTGCATCCAGGGGTGGTCGGGGGTTGCCAAGTGGGGAGGGGTCTCCATGGCTTCGGTCATGGATCTCGTCGAGCCACTCCCGGAGGCGCGTTGGGTTGTCTTCTATTCCCTCGGTGATGGTCCCGAACATGGGTTGTACTACGACGCTCACCCGATTGAGCAGATGCGATACCACCTCACGATGCTGGCCTACGACATGAACGATGAGCCGCTGTCCTATGGCCATGGTGCCCCACTGCGTTTGCGCAACGAGGTCCAACTCGGGTTCAAGCAGGTGAAATGGGTCGCCGGAATCGAATTTGTGTCGCAGTTCTCAGACCTGGGCGGTGGCTTCGGTGGCTACAACGAGGACCATGAATTCTTCGGCTACCGACAGTCGATCTGA
- a CDS encoding daunorubicin resistance protein DrrA family ABC transporter ATP-binding protein — translation MTAIIEATGLRKTYGDTHAMDGLDLVAQSGCLTALLGPNGAGKTTLISAVATLVKPDAGTLLVGGIDAVAHPQQVRPILGLAGQYASVEPAMTGRENIVHVGRLFGLSRSEAKSAAADVLAKLGLTDAADRLVRTYSGGMRRRLDLGASLVGSPRLLLLDEPTTGLDPGSRLELWDAIRELVAGGTDVLLTTQYLEEADHLARDVIIIDHGKVIASGTPNELKSRAGRDVIEIHPARPEDLAAVAAIVGSIIDHDVNTDGNARQVTATVDEAAQFAAVVRAVNDSGIELDDIAKRRPTLDEVFLEMTGRPAADDTTTTHEGAAA, via the coding sequence ATGACCGCAATCATCGAAGCCACCGGGCTTCGCAAAACCTACGGCGACACCCACGCCATGGACGGGCTGGATCTGGTGGCCCAGAGCGGCTGCCTGACGGCGCTGCTCGGGCCCAACGGCGCCGGAAAGACAACGCTGATCTCGGCGGTGGCGACCCTGGTGAAGCCCGACGCCGGCACGTTGTTGGTAGGTGGCATCGACGCCGTGGCCCATCCCCAGCAGGTGAGGCCCATCCTCGGTCTGGCCGGGCAGTACGCCTCGGTGGAACCGGCAATGACCGGCCGGGAGAACATCGTGCACGTGGGCCGTCTCTTCGGGCTGAGCCGCAGCGAGGCCAAGTCGGCAGCCGCCGATGTGCTCGCCAAGCTGGGTCTGACCGACGCAGCGGATCGGTTGGTCCGCACCTATTCGGGCGGGATGCGCCGACGACTGGACCTCGGCGCCAGCCTGGTGGGCAGCCCCCGGCTGCTCTTGTTGGATGAGCCAACCACAGGGCTCGACCCGGGCAGTCGCCTGGAACTGTGGGATGCGATTCGCGAACTGGTGGCAGGCGGCACCGACGTGCTGCTGACCACCCAGTACCTGGAGGAGGCCGATCACCTTGCCCGTGACGTGATCATCATCGACCACGGCAAGGTGATCGCCTCGGGTACCCCCAACGAGCTGAAGAGTCGTGCCGGTCGCGACGTCATCGAGATTCACCCGGCCCGTCCGGAGGACCTGGCCGCAGTGGCCGCCATCGTCGGGTCGATCATCGACCACGACGTCAACACCGACGGCAACGCCCGCCAGGTCACCGCCACCGTGGACGAGGCCGCCCAGTTTGCTGCGGTTGTTCGGGCGGTCAACGACAGCGGCATCGAACTGGACGACATCGCCAAACGCCGTCCCACGTTGGACGAGGTGTTCCTTGAAATGACCGGCCGACCCGCCGCCGACGACACCACCACCACCCACGAGGGAGCCGCAGCATGA
- a CDS encoding response regulator transcription factor has translation MSAERLLLVDDDSLRSMLDAALSHNGFDVTPVDNGRDALARVGMLGPDLVVLDVMMPEIGRLRVVPPPAG, from the coding sequence ATGAGTGCTGAGCGTCTGCTCCTGGTGGACGACGACAGCCTGAGATCGATGCTGGACGCGGCGCTGAGCCACAACGGTTTCGATGTCACCCCGGTGGACAACGGGCGTGACGCGCTGGCCAGGGTTGGCATGCTGGGGCCCGACCTGGTGGTGCTGGACGTCATGATGCCCGAGATTGGACGGCTTCGAGTTGTGCCGCCGCCTGCTGGCTAA
- a CDS encoding PadR family transcriptional regulator: MARRRNNPLALAALVTLFDEDRHPYDIAQTLKCRRHDQSMRLNFGSLYSVMKTLERNEYVEAVEVEREGRRPERTVYRITDDGVFEAQDWLADLVARPVKEYVGFEAALSLIGAMNPDDVIRLFRQRIGALKGDIAKLAAGRAAAAEAFNLPRLFLVEDEYVEALKQAELVFVENLLAELSTGTFPGLDQWREWATSRGSHAGEIPQEQLPDTSH, encoded by the coding sequence ATGGCGCGTCGTCGAAACAACCCCCTGGCGCTCGCAGCCCTGGTCACGTTGTTTGACGAGGACCGTCACCCGTACGACATTGCCCAGACCTTGAAGTGTCGCCGTCACGACCAAAGCATGCGCCTGAACTTCGGATCGCTCTACTCCGTCATGAAAACCCTCGAACGAAACGAATATGTCGAGGCGGTCGAAGTGGAGCGGGAGGGTCGCCGTCCCGAGCGCACCGTGTATCGCATCACCGACGACGGCGTCTTCGAGGCACAGGACTGGCTGGCCGACCTCGTGGCCCGCCCGGTGAAGGAGTACGTGGGGTTCGAGGCGGCGCTCTCGCTGATCGGCGCGATGAATCCTGACGACGTGATCCGTCTGTTTCGACAACGGATCGGAGCGCTGAAGGGTGACATTGCAAAATTGGCCGCGGGGCGGGCTGCCGCCGCCGAAGCATTCAATCTGCCGCGACTGTTCCTGGTGGAAGACGAGTACGTCGAGGCGCTCAAGCAGGCGGAACTCGTTTTCGTCGAGAACCTTCTTGCCGAACTCAGCACCGGCACCTTTCCGGGGCTGGACCAATGGCGGGAGTGGGCCACCTCCAGAGGGTCTCACGCCGGAGAGATCCCCCAGGAACAACTTCCCGATACGTCGCACTGA
- a CDS encoding ABC transporter permease, translating into MSVATTTAPVESANLTAPRTERPATTGAGFGVTSIESARRTVLQFFRTPQVLIMGTVQGAMFLFMFRYVFGGAISTGGAVSYVNFLVPGFLVTVILWTGMGAASGVAEDSASGVYDRMRSLPVPRSAIMVGRSIADTSLVAWGVLTTAIIGFAVGFRPAGSVLHVLAGFGLIIVAAAAFSWIFIVLGLVSGNAQAAQGMSMLIIPFSFISSANVPVSSMPGWLQPFAANQPISVIINAVRSLMVGGTGVIGIGHTTTYWVVLSLIWSAGIALVFATIATLRFGRRR; encoded by the coding sequence ATGAGCGTCGCCACCACCACAGCCCCGGTCGAGTCGGCCAACCTGACCGCCCCCCGGACGGAACGCCCCGCAACCACCGGAGCGGGGTTTGGCGTGACCTCGATCGAATCGGCCCGCCGCACGGTGCTGCAGTTCTTCCGGACCCCGCAGGTGCTCATTATGGGCACCGTTCAGGGTGCCATGTTCCTGTTCATGTTCCGTTACGTGTTCGGCGGTGCCATCTCCACCGGTGGTGCCGTCTCGTACGTGAACTTCCTGGTGCCCGGCTTTCTGGTCACCGTGATTCTCTGGACGGGTATGGGCGCCGCCTCAGGCGTGGCCGAGGACTCGGCCTCCGGGGTGTACGACCGCATGCGGTCATTGCCCGTGCCCCGCTCGGCCATCATGGTTGGGCGATCCATCGCCGACACCAGCCTGGTGGCATGGGGCGTTCTCACCACCGCCATCATCGGCTTTGCGGTCGGGTTTCGTCCCGCTGGTTCGGTGCTCCACGTGCTGGCCGGGTTTGGGCTGATCATCGTGGCGGCAGCGGCGTTTTCGTGGATCTTCATCGTGCTCGGCCTGGTGTCGGGTAACGCTCAGGCCGCCCAGGGCATGTCGATGCTGATCATCCCGTTCTCGTTCATCTCCAGCGCCAACGTGCCGGTGTCATCGATGCCGGGGTGGTTGCAGCCCTTCGCCGCCAACCAGCCGATCTCGGTGATCATCAATGCCGTGAGGTCGCTGATGGTGGGCGGCACCGGTGTGATCGGCATCGGCCACACCACCACCTACTGGGTGGTGCTCAGCCTGATCTGGAGCGCTGGAATCGCCTTGGTGTTCGCCACCATCGCCACCCTTCGCTTCGGCCGCCGCCGCTAA
- a CDS encoding SWIM zinc finger family protein, which yields MARRGWDDRWQQYPASKPLPADGIATSKQRGAMADNWWSERFVTMLAGYGLGGRMQRGRRYARSGQVLSVEVNPGMLVAQVQGSRRTPYAVTVRCDEPTAKSWAALEAILASQVRFAAGLLAGEVPPELESACADAGFALFPDTWADLRATCSCPDWENPCKHIAAVLYVFADQLDDDPWLLLEWHGRGRDELLAFLRHGVTEAAARSDGLPPWWPLVPGRLGVRSGPLHLRVAPPPDPAHRVLARLGELGIEAAGTSVDALLAAAYEPIVTADPTDP from the coding sequence ATGGCACGCAGGGGTTGGGACGACCGATGGCAGCAGTACCCGGCATCCAAGCCGCTGCCCGCCGATGGCATCGCCACGTCCAAGCAGCGCGGGGCCATGGCCGACAACTGGTGGTCGGAGCGCTTTGTCACCATGCTGGCCGGCTACGGGCTGGGTGGGCGCATGCAACGGGGCCGTCGATATGCCCGCAGCGGACAGGTGCTGTCTGTGGAGGTGAACCCCGGCATGTTGGTGGCGCAGGTTCAGGGGTCGCGCCGCACGCCCTACGCGGTCACCGTGCGTTGTGACGAACCCACCGCCAAGTCGTGGGCTGCGCTTGAGGCCATCCTGGCATCGCAGGTGCGTTTCGCCGCCGGACTGTTGGCCGGGGAGGTGCCGCCCGAGTTGGAGTCGGCGTGCGCCGACGCCGGGTTCGCTCTGTTCCCCGACACCTGGGCCGACCTGCGGGCCACCTGCTCGTGTCCCGACTGGGAGAACCCGTGCAAGCACATCGCCGCGGTGCTGTACGTGTTCGCCGATCAACTCGATGATGACCCGTGGTTGTTGCTGGAGTGGCACGGTCGAGGCCGTGACGAACTGCTGGCCTTCCTGCGACATGGAGTCACCGAAGCAGCTGCGCGTTCCGATGGGCTGCCTCCATGGTGGCCGCTCGTTCCAGGGAGGCTGGGCGTTCGAAGCGGGCCGCTCCACCTGCGAGTCGCGCCGCCGCCCGACCCGGCGCATCGTGTGTTGGCCCGCCTCGGCGAACTCGGCATCGAGGCGGCCGGTACTTCGGTGGACGCACTGCTGGCCGCCGCCTACGAACCAATCGTCACGGCCGACCCGACCGACCCGTGA